One genomic segment of Salinigranum rubrum includes these proteins:
- the ppk1 gene encoding polyphosphate kinase 1, whose product MSDLTDGSHAHAAAPPVDLDFDGDDDERAVDLDDTDLYLNRELSELAFQRRVLNEVLDERNPLLERIRFLAIVTKNLDEFFMKRVGGLKQQMDAGVTERAVDGRTPREQWEAVHEAAGPMFERQAACYRDVLRPALAEAGIEVADYDDLTETQERKMRSYFEESVLPTLTPLSFDPAHPFPFISNRSLSLAVLTRKRGETDPTFTRVKIPQNRPRLVEVETRGSGRRFVLLEEVVRANLDLLLPNVDIVDTALFRLTRNAEVRRNEEVAEDLIEAIQEVLEQRRFASAVRMELEAGTPDTVRDLLMEELDLSEREVYDLEGPIDYREFMDLTGHDRPDLKLDDWSPLPHPRLSVDGGLPESAESHDETVFDAIRRDDILLHHPYHSFTDTVQRFLDEAANDPDVLAIKAAIYRTASDSKVIQSLIDAADNGKQVAVMVELKARFDEQNNLEWVRTLEEEGIHVAYGTVGLKTHTKTALVVREEDDGVQLYSHVATGNYHSETAKGYVDLGLLTADRDIGQDLVKVFNFFTGPSLDEEFRKLLISPVTMRERLTAMVRREADHAREGRRARIVVKANALEDPEMVEELYRASMAGVDIDLVIRDICRLRPGIEGLSETVDVYSIVDRFLEHSRIFYFENAGDPEYYLGSADWMTRNLDNRVEAVAPVDDPAVREQLRFVLELCLRDNRSAWTMNPDGTYDQRVPEENEPTVNTQDVLMACSRAAHETGDDRGIVPEHPAVETDLLLDGTPTPTRTDGASAHQEGADSPGERDGDSEPTTGSTDELPAVLDAHPDRWYVPDSQRYSFAVRTPDGDRTYRKTVDAAAALVERYWAGEE is encoded by the coding sequence ATGTCTGACCTGACCGACGGTTCACACGCCCACGCCGCCGCCCCACCAGTCGACCTCGACTTCGATGGCGACGACGACGAGCGGGCGGTCGACCTCGACGACACCGACCTGTATCTCAACCGCGAACTCTCCGAACTCGCCTTCCAGCGCCGCGTCCTGAACGAGGTGCTCGACGAGCGTAACCCCCTCTTGGAACGGATCCGCTTTCTCGCTATCGTCACGAAGAACCTCGACGAGTTCTTCATGAAACGCGTCGGGGGGCTGAAACAGCAGATGGACGCGGGCGTGACCGAGCGGGCGGTCGACGGCCGCACCCCCAGAGAGCAGTGGGAAGCCGTCCACGAGGCGGCCGGACCGATGTTCGAGCGGCAGGCCGCGTGCTACCGCGACGTGCTCAGACCGGCACTGGCCGAGGCGGGCATCGAAGTCGCGGACTACGACGACCTCACGGAGACGCAGGAGCGAAAGATGCGCTCGTACTTCGAGGAGTCGGTGTTGCCCACGCTCACCCCGCTGTCGTTCGACCCGGCGCACCCGTTCCCGTTCATCTCCAACCGCTCGCTCTCGCTCGCGGTCCTCACCCGGAAGCGCGGCGAGACCGACCCGACGTTCACCCGGGTGAAGATCCCACAGAACCGCCCGCGACTGGTCGAGGTCGAGACGCGCGGGAGCGGTCGGCGGTTCGTCCTCCTCGAAGAGGTCGTCCGCGCCAACCTCGACCTGCTGCTCCCGAACGTCGACATCGTCGACACCGCGCTGTTTCGCCTCACGCGGAACGCCGAAGTCCGGCGGAACGAGGAAGTCGCCGAGGACCTCATCGAGGCTATCCAGGAGGTGCTCGAACAGCGACGGTTCGCCTCCGCGGTCAGGATGGAACTCGAAGCGGGTACGCCGGACACCGTCCGCGACCTCCTGATGGAGGAACTCGACCTCTCGGAACGGGAGGTGTACGACCTGGAAGGTCCCATCGACTACCGCGAGTTCATGGACCTCACCGGCCACGACCGCCCGGACCTGAAACTCGACGACTGGTCGCCGCTTCCGCACCCGCGACTGTCGGTCGACGGTGGACTCCCCGAGTCGGCCGAAAGCCACGACGAGACAGTGTTCGACGCGATTCGCCGCGACGACATCCTCCTCCACCACCCGTACCACTCCTTCACCGACACGGTCCAGCGGTTCCTCGACGAGGCGGCCAACGACCCCGACGTCCTCGCCATCAAGGCGGCCATCTACCGGACCGCGTCGGACTCGAAGGTCATCCAGTCGCTCATCGACGCCGCCGACAACGGCAAGCAGGTCGCGGTGATGGTCGAACTGAAGGCCAGATTCGACGAGCAGAACAACCTCGAATGGGTGCGGACCCTCGAAGAGGAGGGTATCCACGTCGCGTACGGCACCGTCGGGCTGAAAACGCACACGAAGACGGCACTCGTGGTGCGAGAGGAGGACGACGGCGTCCAACTGTACTCGCACGTCGCCACCGGCAACTACCACTCCGAGACGGCGAAGGGCTACGTCGACCTCGGCCTCCTCACCGCCGACCGCGACATCGGCCAGGACCTCGTGAAGGTGTTCAACTTCTTCACCGGCCCCTCGCTGGACGAGGAGTTCCGCAAACTGCTCATCTCTCCGGTGACCATGCGCGAGCGGCTGACGGCGATGGTCCGCCGCGAGGCCGACCACGCCCGCGAGGGCCGCCGCGCCCGTATCGTCGTGAAGGCGAACGCCCTCGAAGACCCCGAGATGGTCGAAGAACTGTACCGCGCGTCGATGGCCGGCGTCGACATCGACCTCGTCATCCGCGACATCTGTCGGCTCCGTCCGGGCATCGAGGGCCTCAGCGAGACGGTCGACGTCTACAGCATCGTCGACCGCTTCCTCGAACACTCGCGGATCTTCTACTTCGAGAACGCGGGCGACCCCGAGTACTACCTCGGGAGCGCGGACTGGATGACGCGCAACCTCGACAACCGCGTCGAAGCTGTCGCGCCGGTCGACGACCCCGCCGTCCGCGAACAGCTCCGGTTCGTCCTCGAACTCTGCCTCCGCGACAACCGCTCGGCGTGGACGATGAACCCGGACGGGACGTACGATCAGCGCGTCCCCGAGGAGAACGAACCGACCGTCAACACCCAGGACGTCCTGATGGCGTGTAGCCGCGCCGCCCACGAGACGGGTGACGACCGCGGCATCGTCCCCGAACACCCCGCGGTCGAGACGGACCTCCTCCTCGACGGAACGCCGACGCCCACGCGGACGGACGGCGCGTCGGCACACCAGGAGGGGGCCGACAGTCCCGGCGAACGCGACGGCGACAGCGAGCCGACGACCGGGTCGACCGACGAACTGCCGGCGGTCCTCGACGCACACCCCGACCGGTGGTACGTCCCCGACAGCCAGCGGTACAGTTTCGCGGTCCGAACGCCGGACGGGGACCGCACGTACCGCAAGACGGTGGACGCGGCAGCGGCGCTGGTCGAGCGGTACTGGGCGGGCGAGGAGTGA
- a CDS encoding tRNA sulfurtransferase produces the protein MAHAADVVVVGYGEIGTKSSAVRRRMLDRLAENLDAVLADRGLDATVERSWARLYVDGDDPDRCARAAGEVPGAVWARPARRCEPTIGAVVEALCGLALARPPEETFAVRASVAGEDRTFSGSDVERVGGREILDRVGGRVDLDDPDRVYRAECREEAYVSAIQYDGPGGLPVGTQGTVVALVSGGIDSPVAAWHLLRRGCRVVPLYVDLGAYGGVDHRERAVETVERLRRRAPNVDGRLRIVHGGPVVERVVQEIDDTRMLSLRRAMLRMASVVAEREGAQALATGEAVGQKSSQTGPNLAVTDAAVGYPVHRPLLTRDKPDIVACARELGTFDDATLPVGCERIAPAHPETAATRAAVEAAEPDDLLDHAARVARDVVVVESAEETERVD, from the coding sequence GTGGCTCACGCGGCCGACGTCGTCGTAGTCGGATACGGGGAGATCGGAACGAAGAGCAGCGCCGTCCGGAGACGGATGCTCGACCGACTCGCGGAAAACCTCGACGCCGTGCTCGCCGACCGCGGCCTCGACGCGACCGTCGAGCGGTCGTGGGCGCGGCTCTACGTCGACGGCGACGACCCCGACCGCTGTGCGCGGGCGGCCGGCGAGGTGCCCGGCGCCGTCTGGGCCCGGCCGGCGCGACGCTGTGAGCCGACGATCGGCGCGGTCGTCGAGGCGCTGTGTGGCCTGGCGCTCGCACGGCCACCCGAGGAGACGTTCGCCGTCCGCGCCTCGGTCGCCGGCGAGGACAGGACGTTCAGCGGGAGCGACGTCGAACGCGTCGGGGGAAGGGAGATACTCGACCGGGTCGGCGGACGCGTCGACCTCGACGACCCGGACCGGGTGTACCGCGCCGAGTGCCGGGAGGAAGCGTACGTGAGCGCCATCCAGTACGACGGACCGGGCGGCCTCCCGGTCGGAACGCAGGGGACCGTCGTCGCGCTCGTGAGCGGTGGCATCGACTCCCCGGTCGCGGCGTGGCACCTCCTCCGGCGGGGGTGTCGGGTCGTTCCCCTCTACGTGGATTTGGGCGCGTACGGCGGCGTCGACCACCGCGAGCGCGCCGTCGAAACCGTCGAACGGCTCCGCCGGCGCGCGCCCAACGTCGACGGACGACTACGAATCGTCCACGGCGGACCGGTCGTCGAGCGCGTCGTGCAGGAAATCGACGACACGCGGATGCTCTCGCTCCGGCGGGCGATGCTTCGGATGGCGAGCGTCGTCGCCGAGCGCGAGGGGGCCCAGGCGCTCGCAACGGGCGAGGCCGTCGGGCAGAAGTCGAGCCAGACCGGTCCGAACCTCGCCGTGACCGACGCCGCGGTCGGCTATCCAGTCCACCGTCCGCTTTTGACCCGGGACAAGCCGGACATCGTCGCCTGCGCCCGCGAACTGGGGACGTTCGACGACGCCACCCTTCCCGTCGGCTGTGAGCGGATCGCTCCGGCGCACCCCGAGACGGCGGCGACGCGCGCGGCGGTCGAGGCCGCCGAACCTGACGACCTGCTCGACCACGCCGCCCGCGTCGCCCGCGACGTGGTAGTCGTCGAGAGCGCCGAAGAGACCGAACGCGTCGACTGA